In a single window of the Chondrocystis sp. NIES-4102 genome:
- a CDS encoding dihydrolipoamide dehydrogenase, whose amino-acid sequence MSDFDYDLIIIGAGVGGHGAALHAVKRGLKTAIIEAGDMGGTCVNRGCIPSKALLAASGKVREFTNQHHLQDLGIQLGEVQFDRSAIAEHATNLVNKIQGDLTNSLKRLKVDIINGWGQLAGKQKVKVQSGESEKTYTAKEIMLCPGSVPFVPRGIEIDGKTVFTSDNAVKLESLPNWIAIIGSGYIGLEFSDVYTALGCEVTMIEALDTLMPGFDPDIAKIAKKVLLDQRDIETYQGVFATKVTPGNPVTIELTDAKTKEVVEVLEVDACLVATGRIPATKNLGLETLAVEVNKAGFIPVNDKMQVLRDGQPIPHLWAVGDATGKMMLAHAASGQGVVAVENMCGEAKEIDYRCIPAAAFTHPEISYVGLTEAQAKELGEKEGFIVATVKSFYKGNSKALAEGETEGIAKIIYRQDTGELLGVHIIGIHASDLIQEAANAIAQRECVQNLSFNIHTHPTLSEVLDEAYKRAQVVTK is encoded by the coding sequence ATGAGCGATTTTGATTACGATTTAATTATTATTGGTGCTGGTGTTGGTGGACACGGTGCAGCACTTCACGCAGTAAAAAGAGGTTTAAAAACAGCAATCATTGAAGCTGGAGACATGGGTGGGACTTGCGTTAATCGTGGCTGTATTCCTTCCAAGGCTTTATTAGCTGCTTCTGGTAAAGTTAGAGAATTCACTAATCAACATCATCTACAAGACTTAGGAATTCAACTCGGAGAAGTCCAATTTGATCGTTCAGCGATCGCTGAGCATGCTACTAATTTGGTAAATAAAATTCAAGGAGATTTAACCAATAGTCTTAAAAGGCTTAAGGTAGATATTATTAATGGTTGGGGACAATTAGCAGGAAAGCAAAAAGTCAAAGTTCAAAGTGGGGAGTCAGAGAAAACCTATACTGCTAAAGAGATTATGCTGTGTCCTGGATCTGTACCTTTTGTCCCTAGAGGTATAGAAATTGACGGTAAAACAGTGTTTACTAGTGATAATGCTGTTAAATTAGAATCTTTACCTAATTGGATTGCGATTATTGGTAGTGGTTATATTGGTTTAGAGTTTTCTGACGTTTATACTGCTTTAGGTTGTGAAGTTACGATGATCGAAGCTTTGGATACTTTAATGCCTGGTTTTGATCCTGATATTGCTAAAATTGCTAAAAAAGTTCTTTTAGATCAACGGGATATTGAAACCTATCAAGGTGTGTTTGCTACTAAAGTAACTCCTGGTAATCCTGTAACCATTGAATTAACCGACGCTAAAACAAAAGAAGTTGTAGAAGTTTTAGAAGTAGATGCTTGTTTAGTGGCTACTGGTAGAATTCCTGCTACCAAAAATTTAGGTTTAGAAACCTTAGCAGTTGAAGTTAATAAGGCTGGTTTTATTCCTGTAAACGACAAAATGCAAGTATTACGCGATGGTCAACCCATACCTCATCTTTGGGCGGTTGGTGATGCTACAGGTAAAATGATGTTAGCTCATGCTGCTTCAGGTCAAGGAGTGGTAGCGGTTGAAAATATGTGTGGAGAAGCCAAAGAGATTGATTACCGTTGTATCCCTGCTGCTGCTTTTACCCATCCAGAAATAAGTTATGTAGGCTTAACTGAAGCCCAAGCAAAAGAATTAGGAGAAAAAGAAGGATTTATAGTAGCAACAGTCAAGTCCTTTTATAAAGGTAACTCTAAAGCCTTAGCAGAAGGAGAAACTGAAGGTATAGCCAAAATAATTTATCGTCAAGACACTGGTGAATTATTAGGAGTACATATTATAGGTATCCATGCTTCAGATCTAATTCAAGAAGCAGCTAATGCGATCGCTCAAAGGGAATGCGTACAAAATCTTTCCTTTAATATTCACACTCATCCTACACTTTCAGAAGTTTTAGATGAAGCTTATAAGCGCGCTCAAGTTGTGACTAAATAG
- a CDS encoding peptidase domain-containing protein — protein MSIWLLSERLNGSITAIIVKATRNTISKLVVTTVFYTWGWQTLPILAESKIYDPPSISSEQIISDTLTENDIPTGEGGFARDYYVELYKGDQISIDLTSDNFDSMVVLIAADGATVAENDDGPDGTSNSLLFSRINESGKYIIRVRAFGETSGGKFTLKLTKLKPSSK, from the coding sequence ATGAGTATTTGGCTGCTATCTGAGAGGTTAAACGGCTCAATTACTGCAATAATCGTCAAGGCTACTCGAAATACAATTAGTAAATTAGTAGTAACTACTGTCTTTTATACCTGGGGGTGGCAGACATTACCTATCTTGGCTGAATCTAAGATATATGATCCTCCTTCTATTTCTTCAGAACAAATAATTTCTGATACTCTAACTGAAAATGACATTCCAACTGGTGAAGGTGGGTTTGCACGTGATTATTATGTGGAGTTATATAAAGGAGATCAAATATCCATCGATCTAACTTCTGATAATTTTGATTCTATGGTGGTTTTAATTGCTGCTGATGGGGCTACTGTAGCTGAAAATGATGATGGACCCGATGGTACAAGCAATTCCTTACTATTTTCTCGCATTAATGAATCAGGGAAGTATATTATCAGAGTTAGAGCTTTTGGTGAAACTAGTGGTGGGAAATTTACCCTTAAGTTAACCAAGCTTAAGCCAAGTTCTAAATAG
- a CDS encoding CemA family protein, translating to MALQDIFNNSRRWFTTTPERALDAAYRAAVKIKAIEDEHFNGQIVAAGSMEYSASVMKVFRTDVNNYLSTIKARLTEFKLSRGLLIFSDIQANDASQSIVRYSNGFDNIRELTVVEKLAFIDAVTEKYRRINLEDIPIIATRRLDINPQRDRLIINKSERSLALKQVMKNINGKEPGTETITDKTSVLPRSFMRTLNRIKQEIDPKSEDTEEEVIRKFRKSRNKTAISVRFLLILIIVPLLTHQVTKSLFVTPLVDRYFVNHEQQILFINKDLEEEAFAELHRYEEQLHFKSIIGLTPPLSIEEQEIKVKEKAEELAEESRAEGANAIANVFADLFSLLAFGAIIYFCKREIQIIKSFLDEIAYGLSDSAKAFLIILLTDIFVGYHSPHGWEVILEGVSRHLGLPENRDFNFLFIATFPVILDTVLKYWIFRYLNRISPSSVATYKNMNE from the coding sequence ATGGCACTACAAGACATATTTAATAATAGTAGGCGTTGGTTTACTACTACTCCTGAACGAGCTTTAGATGCAGCCTATAGAGCAGCAGTTAAAATAAAAGCGATCGAAGATGAGCATTTTAATGGTCAAATAGTCGCTGCTGGATCTATGGAATATTCTGCCAGTGTGATGAAAGTTTTTCGCACCGATGTTAATAATTATCTCAGCACCATTAAGGCAAGATTGACAGAATTTAAACTTAGTCGTGGTTTACTAATTTTTTCCGATATCCAAGCCAATGATGCAAGTCAAAGTATAGTTCGCTATAGCAATGGTTTTGATAATATTCGCGAACTGACTGTAGTAGAAAAGTTGGCTTTTATTGATGCTGTTACGGAAAAATATAGAAGAATAAATCTTGAAGACATACCAATTATTGCGACTCGCCGTTTAGATATCAATCCTCAACGCGATCGCTTAATTATTAATAAAAGTGAAAGATCCCTGGCTTTAAAACAAGTCATGAAAAATATTAACGGTAAAGAACCTGGTACTGAAACTATTACTGATAAAACTAGTGTTTTACCTCGTTCTTTTATGCGAACTCTAAACCGCATTAAACAAGAAATAGATCCAAAATCTGAAGATACGGAAGAAGAAGTAATTAGAAAGTTCCGTAAAAGTCGCAATAAAACTGCTATTTCTGTGCGCTTTTTATTGATCTTAATTATTGTCCCATTGCTAACTCATCAAGTGACTAAAAGTCTATTTGTTACTCCTTTGGTGGATAGATATTTCGTTAATCATGAGCAACAGATACTATTTATCAATAAAGATTTAGAAGAAGAAGCCTTTGCAGAATTACATCGTTATGAAGAACAACTTCATTTTAAAAGTATAATTGGCTTAACTCCTCCATTATCTATAGAAGAACAAGAAATTAAAGTAAAAGAAAAAGCGGAAGAATTAGCAGAAGAATCAAGAGCAGAAGGGGCTAATGCGATCGCTAATGTTTTTGCTGATTTATTTTCCTTACTTGCTTTTGGTGCAATTATCTATTTTTGTAAAAGAGAAATCCAAATTATTAAATCTTTTCTCGATGAAATAGCTTATGGTCTTAGTGATAGTGCTAAAGCTTTTTTAATTATTCTGCTTACAGATATATTTGTAGGTTATCATTCCCCTCACGGTTGGGAAGTAATTCTAGAAGGAGTATCTCGTCATTTAGGATTACCTGAAAATCGAGATTTTAATTTCTTATTTATTGCTACTTTTCCCGTTATCTTAGATACGGTATTGAAATATTGGATTTTCCGCTATCTCAATCGTATTTCTCCTTCCTCTGTGGCAACTTATAAAAATATGAATGAATAA
- the gldA gene encoding glycerol dehydrogenase: MSKKATTTNTKLATSYTPLVIAPRRVLRGENCLSESRQEIALLGIRPLVVGGNKTLEVIKPTLEPVLTTDIFTSQFAQYSPDCAESSLLRLQQQVKEHTADLIIGVGGGKALDTAKLLAHQCQLPIVTIPTSGATCAAWTALSNIYSEAGAFQYDVSLNNCPDLLILDYSLIRTAPQRTLVAGIGDAIAKWYEASVSSGNSTSTLLISAVQQARILRDILFQKSSQALDQPESDAWREVVDATVLLAGVIGGIGGADCRTVAAHAVHNGLTHLLESHDVLHGEKVAYGILVQLRLEEMIQGNQLAATSRQQLLKFYTAIGLPKTLEDLGLGNISLAQLRQVAAIATQPQSDIHRLPFKVSAEQLTAAMVSTVVETNKTAVTKTSIE; the protein is encoded by the coding sequence ATGAGTAAAAAAGCCACTACTACAAACACCAAATTAGCAACTAGTTATACACCTTTAGTAATCGCCCCCCGAAGAGTTTTACGGGGAGAAAATTGTTTATCCGAGTCGCGCCAAGAAATCGCTCTTTTGGGTATACGCCCATTAGTAGTAGGAGGGAATAAAACCCTAGAGGTGATAAAACCCACTTTAGAGCCAGTTTTAACTACTGATATATTTACCAGCCAGTTTGCCCAATATAGTCCAGACTGTGCGGAATCTTCTTTGCTACGACTGCAACAACAAGTAAAGGAACATACTGCTGATTTAATTATTGGTGTTGGTGGTGGTAAGGCTTTAGATACAGCTAAACTACTAGCTCATCAGTGCCAATTACCCATAGTTACTATACCCACTTCTGGAGCAACTTGTGCTGCTTGGACAGCTTTATCTAATATATATTCAGAGGCAGGAGCGTTTCAGTATGATGTATCCCTCAATAATTGTCCTGATCTTCTAATCCTCGACTACAGTTTAATTAGAACTGCACCTCAAAGAACTTTGGTGGCAGGAATTGGAGATGCGATCGCTAAATGGTATGAAGCTTCTGTCAGTAGTGGTAATTCTACTTCTACTCTCCTAATTTCAGCCGTACAACAAGCGCGGATCTTACGAGACATCCTATTTCAAAAATCATCCCAGGCTCTAGATCAACCAGAAAGTGATGCTTGGCGCGAAGTAGTTGATGCAACCGTTTTATTGGCTGGGGTTATTGGGGGTATTGGTGGGGCAGACTGTCGTACTGTGGCAGCCCATGCAGTTCATAATGGTTTAACTCATCTGCTAGAATCCCATGATGTGCTACACGGAGAAAAGGTGGCTTATGGAATTTTGGTACAGTTGCGCTTAGAAGAAATGATTCAGGGTAATCAACTAGCAGCAACCAGTCGTCAGCAATTACTAAAGTTTTACACAGCCATTGGTTTACCAAAAACTTTAGAGGATTTAGGTTTAGGCAATATTAGTTTAGCTCAACTACGTCAGGTAGCAGCGATCGCAACTCAACCTCAATCAGATATTCATCGCTTACCGTTTAAGGTTTCTGCCGAACAACTAACAGCAGCAATGGTTTCTACTGTAGTGGAGACAAATAAGACTGCCGTTACTAAAACCTCAATAGAATAA
- a CDS encoding D-3-phosphoglycerate dehydrogenase encodes MNMAKVLVSDPIDQVGIDILSQVAEVDVKTKLPPEELIRIIPEYDALMLRSETKVTAEVIEAGKNLKIIGRAGVGVDNIDVRAATRQGIVVVNSPEGNTIAAAEHALAMMLSLSRQIPDANHSVKDGKWERKKFVGNEVYKKTLGVVGLGKIGAHVAKVARAMEMKLLAYDPFVSADRAERLGCSLVDLDLLFKEADYITLHIPKTSETANLINAEALAKMKPHVRIINCARGGIIDEAALAQALAAGKIGGAALDVFSNEPLGESPLTAIGSNLILTPHLGASTAEAQVNVAIDVAEQIRDVLLGLPARSAVNIPGLNPDVMEKLRPYLRLAETLGTMAGQLAGGRINEFNVRLQGELANNDSQPIIVAALKGLLSQALRERVNYVNAAIEASERGIRVIETKDSSTRDYSGGSLHIEAIGSNGKHSVTGALLSEGEIRITDLDDFPINVPPNDNMLFTLHRDMPGIIGRIGSLLGSHNVNIASMQVGRKIVRGEAVMVLSLDDPLPEGILEEIVKIEGIRDAYTVKLST; translated from the coding sequence ATGAATATGGCAAAAGTTCTCGTCTCCGATCCTATCGATCAAGTTGGTATCGATATACTCTCTCAGGTAGCCGAAGTAGACGTAAAAACCAAACTACCTCCAGAAGAATTAATCAGAATAATTCCTGAATATGATGCTTTGATGCTGCGATCGGAGACTAAAGTTACCGCAGAAGTAATAGAAGCTGGCAAAAACCTTAAAATTATCGGGCGTGCAGGAGTAGGAGTAGACAATATTGATGTGCGTGCTGCTACTCGTCAAGGTATAGTCGTCGTCAACTCTCCAGAAGGTAATACTATAGCTGCTGCTGAACACGCTCTGGCAATGATGTTATCCCTATCACGTCAAATTCCTGATGCTAACCATTCGGTTAAAGATGGTAAGTGGGAGCGTAAAAAGTTCGTCGGCAATGAAGTTTATAAGAAAACTTTAGGAGTAGTTGGTTTAGGTAAAATTGGCGCGCACGTAGCTAAGGTAGCACGAGCAATGGAAATGAAGTTACTTGCTTATGATCCATTTGTGTCTGCGGATAGGGCTGAAAGATTAGGGTGTAGCTTGGTAGATTTAGATTTATTGTTTAAAGAAGCAGATTACATTACCTTACATATTCCTAAAACATCTGAAACTGCTAATTTAATCAATGCTGAAGCTTTGGCGAAAATGAAGCCTCATGTCAGAATTATAAATTGCGCTCGTGGTGGCATTATTGATGAAGCAGCTTTAGCTCAAGCCCTTGCAGCAGGAAAAATAGGTGGTGCTGCTCTAGATGTATTTAGTAATGAGCCTTTAGGTGAATCACCATTAACTGCAATAGGTTCTAACCTAATTTTAACACCACATTTGGGAGCTTCTACGGCGGAGGCGCAAGTTAATGTGGCAATTGACGTAGCAGAACAAATTAGAGATGTTTTACTAGGTTTACCTGCTAGATCTGCGGTTAATATCCCTGGCTTGAATCCAGATGTAATGGAGAAATTACGACCATACCTACGCTTGGCGGAAACCTTGGGTACAATGGCAGGTCAATTAGCTGGTGGTAGAATTAATGAGTTTAATGTACGCTTACAAGGGGAATTGGCTAACAATGACAGTCAGCCGATTATTGTAGCTGCTTTAAAAGGTTTATTGTCTCAAGCCTTAAGAGAGAGGGTGAATTATGTTAATGCTGCGATAGAAGCTAGTGAGCGAGGTATTAGAGTAATTGAAACAAAAGATAGCTCAACTCGTGATTATTCTGGTGGTTCATTACATATAGAAGCCATAGGATCTAATGGTAAACACTCTGTCACAGGAGCATTATTAAGTGAAGGGGAAATAAGAATTACTGATTTAGATGACTTTCCGATTAATGTTCCCCCCAATGATAATATGCTGTTTACTTTACACAGAGATATGCCTGGTATCATCGGCAGAATTGGCTCTCTTTTAGGTAGTCATAACGTCAACATAGCTAGTATGCAGGTTGGTCGTAAAATTGTTAGAGGGGAAGCGGTGATGGTACTTAGTCTTGACGATCCCTTACCTGAAGGAATTTTAGAGGAAATTGTTAAAATTGAGGGTATTCGGGATGCCTATACAGTTAAGCTATCTACCTAG
- a CDS encoding photosystem I core protein PsaA: MTISPQKEEAKVKVTVDVDPVPTSFERWGKPGHFDRTLAKGPLTTAWIWNLHADAHDFDSHTSDLEDISRKIFSAHFGHLAVIFVWLSGMYFHGARFSNYEAWLSNPTAIKPSAQVVWPIVGQGILNADVGGGFHGIQITSGLFYLWRASGFTNSYQLYCTAIGGLVMAGLMIFAGWFHYHKRAPKLEWFQNVESMMNHHLAGLLGLGCLSWAGHQIHVSLPINKLLDAGVAPADIPLPHEFILNSDKMAELYPSFAQGIKPFFTLNWGVYSDFLTFKGGLNPVTGGLWLSDTAHHHLALAVLFIIAGHMYRTNFGIGHSMKEILDNHKGDPLLFGGEGHRGLYEVLTTSWHAQLSVNLAILGSLTIIVAQHMYAMPPYPYMAIDYGTQLSLFTHHMWIGGFLIVGAGAHGAIFMVRDYDPAKNVNNVIDRVLRVRDAIISHLNWVCIFLGFHSFGLYIHNDTMRALGRPQDMFSDTAIQLQPIFAQWVQNIHTLAPGNTAPTALEPVSYAFGGGVVAVGGKVAMMPIALGTADFMVHHIHAFTIHVTVLILLKGVLYARSSRLIPDKGNLGFRFPCDGPGRGGTCQVSAWDHVFLGLFWMYNSISVVIFHFSWKMQSDVWGIVDPDGTVSHITAGNFAQSAICINGWLRDFLWAQASQVINSYGSALSAYGIMFLGGHFIFAFSLMFLFSGRGYWQELIESIVWAHNKLKVAPAIQPRALSITQGRAVGVAHYLLGGIVTTWAFFLARTLSL; the protein is encoded by the coding sequence ATGACAATCAGTCCTCAAAAAGAAGAGGCGAAAGTCAAGGTAACAGTCGATGTAGATCCAGTTCCTACCTCTTTCGAGAGATGGGGAAAGCCAGGTCACTTTGACCGAACTTTAGCAAAAGGTCCTTTGACTACAGCTTGGATCTGGAATCTTCACGCTGATGCTCATGATTTTGACAGTCATACCAGTGACTTAGAAGATATTTCGCGAAAAATATTTAGCGCGCACTTTGGTCACTTAGCTGTGATATTCGTTTGGTTAAGCGGAATGTATTTCCACGGAGCCCGTTTTTCCAACTATGAAGCTTGGTTAAGCAATCCCACAGCAATTAAACCTAGTGCGCAGGTAGTGTGGCCGATCGTCGGTCAAGGAATTTTAAATGCCGACGTTGGCGGTGGTTTCCACGGTATTCAGATCACCTCTGGATTATTCTACTTGTGGAGAGCCTCTGGATTTACCAACAGCTATCAGCTATATTGCACTGCTATTGGTGGATTAGTGATGGCGGGTCTAATGATCTTCGCTGGCTGGTTTCACTACCATAAGAGAGCTCCTAAACTAGAGTGGTTTCAAAATGTGGAATCAATGATGAACCACCATTTGGCTGGTTTGTTAGGTTTAGGGTGTTTAAGTTGGGCAGGACACCAAATTCATGTATCTTTACCAATTAATAAATTGTTAGATGCAGGAGTTGCTCCAGCAGACATTCCTCTGCCTCATGAGTTTATACTCAACAGCGATAAGATGGCGGAATTGTACCCAAGTTTTGCACAAGGGATAAAACCTTTCTTTACATTAAACTGGGGTGTATATTCTGACTTTTTGACCTTCAAGGGTGGTTTAAACCCTGTAACAGGTGGCTTATGGTTGTCTGACACGGCTCACCATCACTTAGCGCTCGCTGTACTGTTTATTATTGCAGGTCATATGTACCGTACCAATTTCGGTATTGGTCACAGTATGAAAGAAATTTTAGACAATCACAAAGGCGATCCTCTATTGTTTGGTGGCGAAGGTCATAGAGGTTTATATGAAGTCTTAACAACTTCTTGGCACGCTCAGTTGTCCGTAAACTTAGCAATTCTAGGTTCTCTGACAATTATTGTGGCGCAACATATGTACGCTATGCCTCCTTATCCCTATATGGCGATCGATTATGGCACTCAGTTGTCTTTATTTACTCACCATATGTGGATTGGTGGTTTCTTAATAGTGGGAGCAGGAGCGCACGGTGCTATATTCATGGTGCGTGATTATGACCCAGCGAAAAATGTGAACAATGTAATAGATCGTGTACTAAGAGTTCGCGATGCTATCATTTCACACCTCAATTGGGTATGTATTTTCTTAGGCTTCCATAGCTTCGGTTTATACATTCACAATGACACCATGAGAGCTTTGGGTCGTCCCCAAGATATGTTCTCAGATACAGCAATTCAGCTACAGCCAATATTTGCTCAATGGGTACAAAATATCCATACTTTAGCACCAGGCAATACTGCTCCAACTGCTTTAGAACCAGTAAGTTACGCTTTTGGCGGTGGTGTAGTAGCTGTAGGGGGTAAAGTAGCAATGATGCCTATTGCTTTAGGTACTGCTGACTTTATGGTTCACCATATCCACGCATTTACAATTCACGTAACTGTATTAATCCTTCTAAAAGGCGTACTCTACGCTCGTAGTTCTCGTCTAATTCCAGATAAAGGTAATCTAGGTTTCCGCTTCCCTTGTGACGGTCCAGGTCGTGGTGGTACTTGTCAAGTATCTGCTTGGGATCACGTATTCTTAGGCTTGTTCTGGATGTACAATTCAATTTCTGTGGTAATTTTCCACTTTAGTTGGAAGATGCAGTCAGACGTATGGGGAATAGTAGACCCTGACGGTACGGTATCCCATATCACTGCTGGTAACTTTGCCCAAAGTGCAATTTGTATCAACGGTTGGTTACGGGATTTCTTGTGGGCGCAAGCTTCTCAAGTAATTAACAGTTACGGTTCTGCGCTTTCTGCTTACGGAATTATGTTCTTAGGCGGTCATTTCATCTTCGCTTTTAGCTTAATGTTCCTCTTTAGTGGACGTGGGTATTGGCAAGAATTGATTGAGTCGATTGTATGGGCGCACAATAAATTAAAAGTAGCTCCCGCAATTCAACCTCGCGCACTAAGTATCACTCAAGGTCGTGCAGTAGGTGTAGCTCATTACCTTTTAGGAGGAATCGTTACTACCTGGGCATTCTTCCTAGCAAGAACGCTTTCGTTGTAG
- a CDS encoding photosystem I core protein PsaB → MATKFPKFSQDLAQDPTTRRLWYGIATAHDFELHDGMTEENLYQKIFASHFGHLAIIFLWTSGTLFHVAWQGNFEQWIKDPLNVSPIAHAIWDPHFGKGAIEAFTQGGASSPVNIAYSGVYHWFYTIGMTSNQDLYQGSIFLLILSSVFLFAGWLHLQPKFRPSLAWFKNAESRLNHHLAGLFGVSSLAWTGHLVHVAIPESRGQHVGWDNFLSTPPHPAGLAPFFSLNWGVYAQNPDSANHVFGSAEGAGTAILTFLGGFDPQTEALWLTDIAHHHLAIAVIFIIAGHMYRTNFGIGHDMRAILETHNPPQGTPLGGALGAGHKGIYDTYNNSLHFQLGIHLASLGVITSLVAQHMYSMPSYVYIARDYTTQASLYTHHQYIAGFLMVGAFAHGAIFLVRDYDPEANKNNVLYRMLEHKEALISHLSWVSLFLGFHTLSLYVHNDVVVAFGTPEKQILIEPVFAQWIQASHGKLLYGFDTLLSNPDSLAQTGAAWLPGWLDAINNGTNSLFLTIGPGDFLVHHAIALGLHTTTLILVKGALDARGSKLMPDKKDFGFAFPCDGPGRGGTCDISAWDSFYLAMFWMLNTLGWLTFYWHWKHLGIWQGNVAQFNENSTYLMGWFRDYLWANSAQLINGYNPYGVNNLSVWAWMFLFGHLVWATGFMFLISWRGYWQELIETIVWAHERTPLANLVRWKDKPVAMSIVQGRVIGLAHFTVGYILTYAAFLIASTAGKFG, encoded by the coding sequence ATGGCAACTAAATTCCCGAAATTTAGCCAGGATCTGGCGCAGGATCCGACAACTCGTCGGCTCTGGTACGGAATCGCCACTGCTCATGACTTTGAGCTTCACGATGGCATGACTGAAGAGAATCTTTACCAAAAGATTTTCGCCTCTCATTTTGGTCATCTAGCCATTATCTTTTTGTGGACTTCTGGTACTCTGTTCCATGTAGCTTGGCAAGGTAACTTTGAACAGTGGATAAAAGATCCTTTAAATGTTAGCCCAATCGCCCATGCGATCTGGGATCCCCACTTTGGAAAAGGCGCAATTGAAGCTTTTACTCAAGGTGGTGCTTCTAGCCCCGTTAATATTGCCTATTCAGGGGTATACCACTGGTTTTATACCATTGGAATGACTAGCAACCAAGATCTATATCAAGGGTCAATCTTTTTATTGATTCTTTCTTCGGTCTTTTTGTTTGCTGGTTGGTTACACTTACAACCAAAGTTCCGTCCTAGCTTGGCTTGGTTTAAAAACGCTGAGTCACGTCTTAATCACCATTTAGCAGGTTTATTTGGGGTTAGTTCTTTAGCCTGGACTGGACACTTAGTTCACGTTGCTATCCCAGAATCTCGCGGACAGCACGTAGGTTGGGATAACTTTCTTTCAACTCCTCCCCATCCCGCAGGTTTAGCACCTTTCTTTAGCCTAAACTGGGGTGTGTATGCTCAAAACCCAGATAGTGCAAATCATGTATTTGGTAGTGCAGAAGGAGCAGGAACAGCTATCTTAACTTTCCTAGGTGGTTTTGATCCTCAAACAGAAGCTCTTTGGTTGACAGATATTGCTCATCATCATTTAGCGATCGCAGTTATCTTTATTATTGCTGGTCATATGTACCGTACTAACTTTGGTATCGGTCATGATATGAGAGCAATCTTGGAAACTCACAATCCACCCCAAGGTACTCCTTTAGGTGGCGCGCTTGGTGCAGGACACAAAGGAATATATGACACTTACAACAACTCCTTGCACTTCCAACTTGGAATTCATTTAGCTAGTTTAGGTGTAATTACTTCCCTAGTAGCGCAGCATATGTATTCAATGCCTTCCTATGTATATATTGCGAGGGATTATACTACTCAAGCTTCGCTCTATACCCATCACCAATATATTGCTGGTTTCTTAATGGTTGGCGCATTTGCTCACGGCGCAATCTTCTTAGTTCGTGACTATGATCCTGAAGCAAACAAAAATAATGTTTTGTATCGGATGCTTGAGCATAAGGAAGCATTGATTTCTCACTTGAGTTGGGTATCTCTGTTCCTTGGTTTCCACACCTTAAGTTTGTATGTACACAATGATGTAGTAGTAGCATTTGGAACTCCTGAGAAACAAATTCTCATCGAGCCTGTGTTTGCTCAGTGGATTCAAGCTTCTCATGGTAAGTTACTATACGGATTTGATACTTTACTTTCTAATCCTGATAGTCTTGCTCAAACAGGTGCAGCATGGTTACCTGGTTGGCTGGATGCGATCAACAATGGTACTAACTCCTTATTCTTAACTATTGGCCCTGGTGACTTCTTAGTTCACCATGCGATCGCTCTAGGTTTACATACCACTACCCTAATCTTAGTCAAAGGTGCTTTGGACGCTCGTGGTTCTAAATTGATGCCAGACAAAAAAGATTTCGGTTTTGCATTCCCTTGTGATGGCCCAGGTCGTGGCGGTACTTGTGATATCTCTGCTTGGGATTCCTTCTACTTAGCTATGTTCTGGATGCTCAATACCTTGGGCTGGTTAACCTTCTACTGGCATTGGAAACATTTAGGTATTTGGCAAGGTAACGTTGCTCAGTTTAATGAAAACTCTACTTACCTCATGGGTTGGTTCCGCGATTACCTATGGGCAAACTCTGCTCAATTAATCAACGGTTATAACCCCTATGGTGTAAATAATCTTTCAGTCTGGGCTTGGATGTTCCTCTTCGGACACTTAGTTTGGGCAACTGGCTTTATGTTCCTCATCTCTTGGCGTGGTTATTGGCAAGAGTTGATCGAAACTATTGTTTGGGCGCACGAACGTACTCCTCTTGCTAACTTGGTTCGTTGGAAAGACAAACCTGTTGCTATGTCAATCGTTCAAGGTCGTGTAATTGGTTTAGCTCACTTTACAGTTGGCTATATCTTAACTTATGCAGCCTTCTTAATTGCTTCTACTGCTGGTAAGTTTGGCTAA